A region of Centropristis striata isolate RG_2023a ecotype Rhode Island chromosome 17, C.striata_1.0, whole genome shotgun sequence DNA encodes the following proteins:
- the LOC131989017 gene encoding complement C1q-like protein 2 — MNFIILFFTLLFSGFILAQEGDGTTPRISEFLKLIVDMKEKLSAMETRTSESEKQILELKNKETTTVAFTAALGGGGAAYGPFNIATTLMYKTVITNIGNAYNPSTGIFTAPVSGLYYFTIFYHAGGQSVAHLTLYKNNEVIVITSDHTSSEFDTADNGGNAAFVQLQSRDQVYVRMDLNAYVWGNDHHTTFSGFLVTQM; from the exons atgaatttcatcattttatttttcaccttgCTGTTCAGCGGCTTTATTTTGGCGCAGGAAGGAGACGGAACTACTCCTAGAATTTCTGAATTCCTGAAATTAATAGTTGACATGAAAGAGAAACTAAGCGCTATGGAAACCAGGACAAGTGAGAGTGAAAAGCAGATTCTGGAACTGAAAAACAAAG AGACAACCACGGTGGCATTCACTGCAGCTCTAGGAGGAGGGGGCGCGGCCTATGGACCGTTCAACATAGCAACAACTTTAATGTACAAAACTGTCATAACAAACATCGGCAACGCCTACAATCCATCAACAG GTATCTTCACTGCACCTGTTTCAGGTCTTTATTACTTTACCATCTTCTATCATGCTGGAGGGCAATCCGTGGCACACCTGACTCTTTACAAGAACAATGAAGTTATCGTCATTACGTCTGATCACACGTCGTCTGAGTTTGACACAGCTGATAACGGAGGAAATGCAGCATTCGTGCAGCTGCAGTCAAGAGACCAGGTGTATGTGCGCATGGATCTAAACGCATATGTTTGGGGAAATGACCACCATACAACCTTCAGCGGTTTTCTTGTCACTCAAATGTGA
- the LOC131988980 gene encoding complement C1q-like protein 2: MNFIILFFTLLFSGFVLAQEGDEPTPRNSELLKVIGDMKDKLSAMETRTSESEKQILELKNKETTTVAFTAALGGGGAAYGPFNIATTLMYKTVITNIGNAYNPSTGIFTAPVSGLYYFTIFYHAGGQSVAHLTLYKNNEVVVITSDHTSASDTADNGGNALFVQLQSRDQVYVRMDANAHVWGNDQHTTFSGFLVTQM; encoded by the exons atgaatttcatcattttatttttcaccttgCTGTTCAGCGGCTTTGTTTTGGCGCAGGAAGGAGACGAACCTACTCCTAGAAATTCTGAACTCCTGAAAGTGATCGGTGACATGAAAGACAAACTAAGCGCTATGGAAACCAGGACAAGTGAGAGTGAAAAGCAGATTCTGGAACTGAAAAACAAAG AGACAACCACGGTGGCATTCACTGCAGCTCTAGGAGGAGGGGGCGCGGCCTATGGACCGTTCAACATAGCAACAACTTTAATGTACAAAACTGTCATAACAAACATCGGCAACGCCTACAATCCATCAACAG GTATCTTCACTGCACCTGTTTCAGGTCTTTATTACTTTACCATCTTCTATCATGCTGGAGGGCAATCCGTGGCACACCTGACTCTTTACAAGAACAATGAAGTTGTCGTCATTACGTCTGATCACACGTCAGCGTCTGACACAGCTGATAACGGAGGAAATGCACTATTCGTGCAGCTGCAGTCAAGAGACCAGGTGTATGTGCGCATGGATGCAAACGCACATGTTTGGGGAAATGACCAACATACAACCTTCAGCGGTTTTCTTGTCACTCAAATGTGA